One Blattabacterium cuenoti DNA window includes the following coding sequences:
- a CDS encoding nucleoside deaminase: MKIALEEAFTAFHKDEIPIGAVVIYENSVIAKAHNLTETFGNITAHAEMLVINFASNFLGQKYIRECTLYVTVEPCVMCAGALFWSQIGRVVCGTTNNSKRGFLYTGIKLHPKTKFSSGIMKNKCKSLMQKFFF, translated from the coding sequence ATGAAAATCGCTTTGGAAGAAGCTTTTACTGCATTTCATAAAGATGAAATTCCTATAGGAGCTGTTGTTATATATGAAAATTCAGTCATAGCTAAAGCTCATAATTTGACTGAAACTTTTGGGAATATAACGGCACATGCAGAAATGTTAGTGATCAATTTTGCATCTAATTTTTTAGGTCAAAAATATATCAGAGAATGTACTTTATATGTTACTGTAGAACCATGTGTGATGTGTGCAGGAGCATTGTTTTGGTCCCAAATTGGAAGGGTAGTGTGTGGAACAACAAATAATTCTAAAAGAGGATTTTTATATACAGGAATAAAATTACATCCTAAAACCAAATTTTCATCTGGTATTATGAAAAATAAATGTAAAAGTCTCATGCAGAAATTTTTTTTTTGA
- a CDS encoding DedA family protein — translation MSDLWDFFQHLFNPRWIFFYFGNTALFILLAIVFAETGFFIGFFLPGDSLLFTAGIFGKDLCKNFYNVPFFVIILIVACVAILGNMQGYWLGYKSGNLLYRKKDSFFFKKKHLILAKLFYNKYKTTALIISRFLPMFRTFAPIVAGAIRIDFKKFMIYNIIGAFSWTFSIMLAGHYLDQTFPELKNHLEWIIFLIVFTTTLPIFIKLKITGKNKKK, via the coding sequence ATGTCAGATTTATGGGATTTTTTTCAGCATTTGTTTAATCCGAGATGGATTTTTTTCTATTTCGGGAATACAGCATTATTTATTCTTTTAGCAATTGTTTTTGCAGAAACAGGTTTTTTTATAGGTTTTTTCTTACCTGGAGATTCTTTGCTATTCACTGCTGGAATATTCGGAAAAGATTTGTGTAAAAATTTTTACAATGTCCCATTTTTTGTGATTATTTTAATTGTTGCATGTGTTGCAATTCTTGGAAATATGCAAGGATACTGGTTAGGATATAAATCCGGGAATTTATTGTATAGAAAAAAAGATTCCTTTTTTTTTAAAAAAAAACATCTTATTCTAGCAAAATTATTTTATAATAAATATAAAACTACCGCATTGATTATAAGCCGATTTCTTCCTATGTTTAGAACTTTTGCTCCCATAGTAGCAGGAGCTATCCGGATTGATTTTAAAAAATTTATGATTTATAATATTATTGGAGCATTTTCTTGGACTTTTTCTATCATGCTAGCTGGACATTATTTAGATCAAACTTTTCCTGAACTAAAAAATCATCTAGAATGGATCATTTTTCTAATTGTATTTACCACGACTCTCCCTATTTTTATAAAATTAAAAATAACAGGTAAAAATAAAAAAAAATAA
- the aroB gene encoding 3-dehydroquinate synthase, whose protein sequence is MDHHRKILFFNEEAYKELKNYFFNNKNQVDIKNTFILVDYCTYKHCLPILLSHISSLEESHVIKISSGEKEKNIYTCIQIWKNLEIFKANRKSLIINLGGGVITDIGGFVASIFKRGVRFINIPTTLLGMVDASIGCKTGINLESIKNEIGTFYCPELLIIDTNFLKTLPEKEMISGMAEMFKHGLIADKNFWMDMKKNPMKNKYKNQWNHLIYQSILIKNKIVKKDPKEKGLRKILNFGHTIGHALESYFMNSKKEKLLHGIAISMGMICESWISYKINGLSIDDFKEIKSILSSVVLEKVSNLEIDKLFFIMEHDKKNEKNKIQFSLLKKIGICSYNCQVPYSLIKESFLQIQKSKL, encoded by the coding sequence ATGGATCATCACAGAAAAATTCTCTTTTTTAATGAAGAGGCTTATAAAGAATTGAAAAATTATTTTTTCAATAATAAAAATCAAGTAGATATAAAGAATACATTTATTTTAGTAGATTATTGCACTTATAAACATTGTCTTCCAATTTTATTATCTCATATTAGCTCTTTAGAAGAATCTCATGTTATAAAAATTTCATCAGGAGAAAAAGAAAAAAATATTTATACCTGCATTCAAATATGGAAGAATCTAGAAATTTTTAAAGCAAATAGAAAGAGTTTAATTATTAATTTAGGAGGAGGTGTAATCACAGATATTGGTGGTTTTGTTGCTTCCATTTTCAAAAGAGGAGTTCGTTTTATAAATATTCCTACAACATTATTAGGAATGGTGGATGCTTCCATAGGATGTAAAACAGGAATCAATTTAGAATCTATAAAAAATGAAATAGGAACATTTTACTGTCCAGAACTTTTGATTATAGATACTAATTTTCTAAAAACTCTTCCTGAAAAAGAAATGATTTCAGGAATGGCCGAAATGTTCAAACATGGATTGATAGCAGATAAAAATTTTTGGATGGATATGAAAAAAAATCCAATGAAAAATAAATATAAAAATCAATGGAATCATTTAATCTATCAATCTATATTAATCAAAAATAAAATTGTGAAAAAAGATCCAAAAGAGAAAGGATTAAGGAAAATTCTTAATTTTGGACATACCATAGGTCATGCTTTAGAGAGCTATTTTATGAATTCAAAAAAAGAAAAACTTTTACATGGGATAGCGATTTCCATGGGGATGATATGCGAATCTTGGATTTCATATAAAATAAATGGATTATCAATAGATGATTTTAAAGAAATCAAATCTATTCTTTCTTCTGTAGTATTAGAAAAAGTTTCTAATCTAGAAATTGATAAACTATTCTTCATTATGGAACATGATAAAAAAAATGAAAAAAATAAAATTCAATTTTCCTTATTAAAAAAGATAGGAATTTGTTCTTACAATTGTCAAGTACCTTATTCCTTAATTAAGGAAAGTTTTTTACAAATACAAAAAAGTAAACTATAA